In Spirosoma pollinicola, the genomic window TTCTCCATAAGTTTTTAATCAAAAATGATAAGCCCGGATGTATGCTGTGGCGTGCATCTGAGCGAGAAAGAGCAATCTCTGTCAGATACTGTCCAACAGTATACATTATGCAACTGCGTTCAATCCACGTTTACGGCCTTCTTCAAGTAAGAATGGATAGGCGTCTTCGAGTGTATTCGTAACGAGACCATCCAGGATGGCTTCGCGTAAAGCAGCTTTCAACTCCCCTACTTCTTTCGATGGGGGCAATCCAAATGTTTCCATGATAAACTCACCCGTAATAACCGGCTGAAAACTACGAAGTTTATCGCGTTCCTCAAGGTCTTGAAGCTTTCGCTCTACGCGATCGAAATTACGCAGGTGTTTTTGGACTCGCTCATAGTTTTTCGACGTAATGTCGGCGCGGCAGAGGGCCATTAGTCCCTCCAAGTCATCGCCTGCGTCAACAAGCAGCCGTCGAAGGGCAGAGTCGGTGATTTGCTCTTTTGTGAGGGCAATAGGCCGCAAATGCAGGCGCACGAGCCGCTGTACAAACCGCATGTGTTCGTTTAGGGGCAGTTTCATTGTCCGGAAGATACCCGGCACCCAACGCGAGCCCATATCTTCGTGACCGTGAAATGTCCAGCCAACTTTCTGGTCGAAACGTTTCGTAGCCGGTTTGGCAATATCGTGCAAAAGAGCCGCCCAGCGTAGCCAAAGTTCATTGTCAGCCTCCCCGGCATATTTCGTTGGCTCAGCGCGACTGGCAATGTTATCGAGAACCTGAAGCGTATGGTAAAAATTATCTTTGTGACCCTTCCCTTCTATGGTTTCAACACCCTTTAAAGCGATCAATTCCGGGAAGATCCGCTCCAGTAAGCCAGCGTGATAAAGCAGTTTGAATCCATACGAAGGCGTGGGCGACAGGATGATTTTATTCAGTTCATCTGTAACACGCTCCCGCGAAACAATGGTAATTCGTTCGTTCATCCGCACAATGGCATCAAACGTATCGGGCTCGATATCGAAACCCAGCTGCGAGGCAAATCGAATGGCCCGCATCATGCGCAGTGGATCGTCGGAAAAGGTGATATCGGGGTTGAGGGGCGTACGGATAATTTTTCGCTTGAGGTCTTTTAATCCCTCAAATGGATCGAGCAGTTCACCAAACGCTGTAGACGAATTGGCGTTGCGATTCAAGCTGATACCCATGGCATTGATGGTAAAATCCCGGCGATTTTGGTCATCTTCGAGCGTACCATCTTCTACAATCGGTTTGCGCGAATCGCTTCGATACGACTCCTTACGAGCACCAACAAATTCGACCTCCCACTCCTCTTCACCTGCTGGCACGGTGGATTTGAGCATGGCCGTTCCGAAATTAGGAAACACGGCTACATTTGTTCGAAGGGCTTTCCCAACGGCTTCGGCCAGGGCAATGCCGCTGCCAATACATACTACATCAATATCTTTCGACGGACGCCCCAAAACCAGATCACGCACAAATCCACCAATGACGTAGGTTTGCACACCAAGCGCATCGGCTTGTTGAGCAATGACATCAAAAACCGGATTCTTATGTAAGGTGTCGCTAAAATTCATGTACAAAGTTTTGTTGTCACACGTCAGACTCTACTGGCCTTTTTAACCAACGCCCGACTGACAACCTATTTTCTGATAAAATTAATTTCCCCATTAACTGCCAATCGCATAATGCGTGATCGTTTTGGCATGCCCGGCAGTGACCCCATTCTCTCGGCAATGAGGGCTTCGGCGGCAGGGGGCAAACTCAACGCTTCCAGTGGAATAGAGAGCACTCCCCGCCCGAAACTGCTGATCAGGCGCTGTAAATCGGGGTTCAACAGGCGTCGAACAGCTACTTCGCCCGTTGGTTGTCCGGCGGCACCCGTTATTGTTTCCACAGACCGCCACAAAACCGTTGACAGGTTCTTGCCCTGTTCGAAGATAACAGTTAACGGAATTTCTGTAAAATCAACCAGATCGTAGGCTATCTCCGGGAGTTTCGCTACATACATGCCCAACTGATCGGCGCTATGAATGAGCACAGTTGGCTGCAAACCAGCGGGTATAAACGCCTGTAGGGTCAACAGTTTCTCCACAGCCGAATCATTAACGGGGTCGGCAACCACAGACCAGCCTGTTTCGTCGGCAAGCGCAATAAGTTGTCCCTGTCTGAGTTTGTAAGCGAGATCGCGAATGTCTGTAGTCATAGTTGAATAAACCACAAAAATACAGCAAGTTTGGAGAAAGACGGTCAGCCATAGGGAAGATAGCGGGTAAGTCTCTGTTGAATGAACAAAAAAACCAATGCGATGTTGAGACTCTGGTTCGCCAAACGACTCAATTTCCATGAACCATACGCCCGCTTATGTCTGCAGAACCTTTACGACCGCACTACCATCAGTTTTCGCATTCTCTACTTGCCTTGGCAATTATAACTGTCGGTATCTATTTAGGACAGGATATTCTGGTGCCGCTGGCCATGTCGGGTCTGATCGCGGTGCTCTTACGGCCAGTTGAAAACCGGCTCATTCGGTGGGGTATTCACAAAGTCATTGCCATTAGCCTGGCGTTGCTGTTTGCCATTATTATCGTGGCCGGAATAGCCATTGCCCTGTCTATGCAGTTGTCCGACTTTACAGACGATCTACCTAAAATTCGGCAGAATTTAACTGATTTTTTCAGCGATGCTAAACAGTGGATTCGACGTGAATACAATGTGAGTTATCGGCAGCAGGAGAAATATCTCCAAAAGGCGCAGGCGCAAACACTCGATAGTTTGCAGAGTACTGATACGCTCGGGTTCATTACGGGGCCACTTGGCACTCTGACACTGGTGCCCATTTATGTTTTTTTATTGCTTTACTACCGCACCATGTTGCTCCATTTTGTGGTCGTTCTTTTTGCCGAAAAGCATACCGACCGGGTGCGTGAAGTGTTGGGTGAGGTGAAAGCCGTTGTTCAGAGTTATATGGTCGGTTTGCTTATCGAAACCGCTTGTGTAGCCGCCCTTAATTCGGTCGGACTTCTTATTCTTGGGGTCCAGTATTCAATTCTACTGGGCATTATGGCAGCTATCCTAAATCTGGTGCCCTACATTGGCGGTTTGGTAGCCACGGTTTTGACCGTCATTGTCACGTTTAGCAATAATCCTGAACCCTCTCTTATTGTCGGGGTGATTGGCGTCTTTCTGTTCGTTCAGTTTGTAG contains:
- a CDS encoding L-threonylcarbamoyladenylate synthase; translation: MTTDIRDLAYKLRQGQLIALADETGWSVVADPVNDSAVEKLLTLQAFIPAGLQPTVLIHSADQLGMYVAKLPEIAYDLVDFTEIPLTVIFEQGKNLSTVLWRSVETITGAAGQPTGEVAVRRLLNPDLQRLISSFGRGVLSIPLEALSLPPAAEALIAERMGSLPGMPKRSRIMRLAVNGEINFIRK
- a CDS encoding AI-2E family transporter — encoded protein: MSAEPLRPHYHQFSHSLLALAIITVGIYLGQDILVPLAMSGLIAVLLRPVENRLIRWGIHKVIAISLALLFAIIIVAGIAIALSMQLSDFTDDLPKIRQNLTDFFSDAKQWIRREYNVSYRQQEKYLQKAQAQTLDSLQSTDTLGFITGPLGTLTLVPIYVFLLLYYRTMLLHFVVVLFAEKHTDRVREVLGEVKAVVQSYMVGLLIETACVAALNSVGLLILGVQYSILLGIMAAILNLVPYIGGLVATVLTVIVTFSNNPEPSLIVGVIGVFLFVQFVDNNVLVPLIVASKVRVNALVSIVGVLIGGALAGVSGMFLSIPAIAILKVIFDRVDGLRPWGVLLGDQTPEEAGSNLFRLPRRRRKVVVTETNA
- a CDS encoding CCA tRNA nucleotidyltransferase, with amino-acid sequence MNFSDTLHKNPVFDVIAQQADALGVQTYVIGGFVRDLVLGRPSKDIDVVCIGSGIALAEAVGKALRTNVAVFPNFGTAMLKSTVPAGEEEWEVEFVGARKESYRSDSRKPIVEDGTLEDDQNRRDFTINAMGISLNRNANSSTAFGELLDPFEGLKDLKRKIIRTPLNPDITFSDDPLRMMRAIRFASQLGFDIEPDTFDAIVRMNERITIVSRERVTDELNKIILSPTPSYGFKLLYHAGLLERIFPELIALKGVETIEGKGHKDNFYHTLQVLDNIASRAEPTKYAGEADNELWLRWAALLHDIAKPATKRFDQKVGWTFHGHEDMGSRWVPGIFRTMKLPLNEHMRFVQRLVRLHLRPIALTKEQITDSALRRLLVDAGDDLEGLMALCRADITSKNYERVQKHLRNFDRVERKLQDLEERDKLRSFQPVITGEFIMETFGLPPSKEVGELKAALREAILDGLVTNTLEDAYPFLLEEGRKRGLNAVA